In Deinococcus irradiatisoli, the genomic stretch GAACAGCTGGTGCTGGTGTTGGGCGGCACCAACACCAGCCACTCGGAATCGCAGTTCTTCACCCTGCCGAGTGAAGCCAGGCAGTTCGGTGCCGACGTGCTCAATTTGCTGGGCCGCCTGCCGCGCCTGTTCGCGGTGGCCGCCGAACTCACCGCCCTGGTGGAAAGCGAGCGGGGGCGTTCGCTGCCCGAGGTGCCGCTGACGCTGGCCGGGCATTCGCTGGGCGGCGGTTTGGTGCAGTATGCGGCGGGGTTGCACGGCTTGGAGGGGCTGGCCTTCAGCCCCACCGCGCTGGGCCGGGCGGTGGCCGCACCGCTGCTGGACCGGCCCGAAGGCGTCGGCGCCGGGGTGCTGGCCCTCTCGCTCGACGGCGACCCGATTCCGCTGATCGGAACCCAGCACCTGCAAGCCCGCGTGCTGGGCCGCCACCTCCGCTTGCCGCTGCATCCCGGCGTGCCGCCCGCCCGCCACGCCACCAGCCACGGTCAGGTGTACCTGCACCTGCTGGCCTGGCTGCGTGAGCGCTGGCCGGAGTTGCCCAGCGCCCTGGCGTAGGCGCTCAGCGCTGCGGCTCGATGGTGACCTTGCCGGTGGTCTTGCGGTCGAGGATGTCCTGAAAGGCCTGGGCCGACTGCGCCAGCGGGTAACGCGGCCCCACCTGCGGGCGCAGCTGACCGGACGCGATCAGCGGCCCGAAAAACGCCAGGGCGCTCTCGACCATCTGCCGGTCGCCCAGCATCGGGGTGAGCCACACGCCGGTCACGCTGAGGTTCTTTTTCATCAGGGCGGTGGGGTTGAGGCTGGCCTGCTCGCCGCTGGCCGCGCCCACGATCATCAACCGGCCCTGAGGGGCCAGCATCCTCAGGCTGCGCTGCACCATCTCGCCGCCGGTGATCTCCACCACCAGATTCACGCCCTGGCCGCCCAACGCTTCCTTCACCGCGTCCACGATGTCCTCGCGTTCCGAGTTGAGGGTGGTGTGGGCGCCGAGGTCGGCGGCAATTTTGAGTTTGGCGTCGGTGCTGGCGAGCGCGATGATCTTGAGGTCCAGCGCCCGGGCCACCTGAATCAGCGCCGTGCCGAGCGCGCCCGCCGCGCCCTGGATCAGCACCGTTTCGCCGCTCACGGCGCGCCCCAGCGTGATCAGGGTGATGTAGGCGGTGTAGTAGCTCACCGGAAAGGCGGCGGCCTCGGCGGC encodes the following:
- a CDS encoding quinone oxidoreductase family protein — translated: MTSSENSPAGTTMRQIIVLQTGNPDVMQLQDVAKPEPGEGQVRLKVQAAGINFADVLAVKGQYLTPTKLPLIPGGEFAGVIDALGPGVSGFTVGQQVAALTGQGALQEYAVVPVRGLIPVPAGLDAAEAAAFPVSYYTAYITLITLGRAVSGETVLIQGAAGALGTALIQVARALDLKIIALASTDAKLKIAADLGAHTTLNSEREDIVDAVKEALGGQGVNLVVEITGGEMVQRSLRMLAPQGRLMIVGAASGEQASLNPTALMKKNLSVTGVWLTPMLGDRQMVESALAFFGPLIASGQLRPQVGPRYPLAQSAQAFQDILDRKTTGKVTIEPQR